A single window of Silurus meridionalis isolate SWU-2019-XX chromosome 11, ASM1480568v1, whole genome shotgun sequence DNA harbors:
- the LOC124393120 gene encoding mucin-12-like isoform X50, with protein MWCCKRLWLLLIALVHILDVRALGVWNRRPAQDWYSVDVKMGLDQTQGSSFLPDGGHNSTARRDESKANAGALQNSVVSHAGLSSSDALGTGFSGQSENIFNTIQGFQTQNVGLCAQSTSDQDVPTPEIQTSHGVQSFGMSNHQGLPSPCGGSQTGPAFIVTQQTSENAMSSGSMLGTSSFTNGYQTQGLTGYGLFQGLVSQFGSSQTQPGTNQLSFAPASTVTQQVTDSATTGGSSSFSIPSSPSGSQSPSAYWLSLGLSSPYGGFQTQPGTNQLGSVPASTVTQQVTDSATTGGSPSGSQSSTGYGLFQGLVSQFGSSQTQPGTNQLSSAPASTVTQQVTDSATTGGSPSGSQSSTGYGLFQGLVSQFGSSQTQPGTNQLSSAPASTVTQQVTDSATTGGSSSFSIPSSPSGSQSPSAYWLSLGLSSPYGGFQTQPGTNQLGSVPASTVTQQVTDSATTGGSPSGSQSSTGYGLFQGLVSQFGSSQTQPGTNQLSSAPASTVTQQVTDSATTGGSPSGSQSPSAYWLSLGLSSPYGGFQTQPGTNQLGSVPASTVTQQVTDSATTGDSPSGSQSSTGYGLFQGLVSQFGSSQTQPGTNQLSSAPASTVTQQVTDSATTGGSPSGSQSSTGYGLFQGLVSQFGSSQTQPGTNQLSSAPASTVTQQVTDSATTGGSSSFSIPSSPSGSQSPSAYWLSLGLSSPYGGFQTQPGTNQLSFAPASTVTQQVTDSATTGGSPSGSQSPSAYWLSLGLSSPYGGFQTQPGTNQLSSAPASTVTQQVTDSATTGGSPSGSQSSTGYGLFQGLVSQFGSSQTQPGTNQLSSAPASTVTQQVTDSATTGGSSSFSIPSSPSGSQSPSAYWLSLGLSSPYVGFQTQPGTNQLGSVPASTVTQQVTDSAPTGGSPSGSQSSTGYGLFQGLVSQFGSSQTQPGTNQLSSAPALTVTQQSAETGPSISPPVSVSSSLSGSQSPSAYWLSLGLSSPYGGFQTQPGTNQLASVPASTVTQQVTDSATTGGSSSFSISSSPSGSQSSTGYGLFQGLVNQFGSTQTQPGTNQLSSAPASTVTQQSAETGPSISPPVSLSSSLSGSHSPSAYWLSLGLSSPYGGFQTQPGTNQLSSAPASTVTQQVTDSATTGGSPSGSQSSTGYGLFQGLSSHDGGFQTQPGTNQLSSAPASTVTQQVTDSATTGGSSSFSIPSSPSGSQSSTGYGLFQGLVSQFGSSQTQQGTNQLSSAPASTVTQQSAESGPSISPPVSLSSSLSGSQSPSAYWLSLGLSSPFGGFQTQPGTNQLGSVPASTVTQQVTDSAPTGGSPSGSQSSTGYGLFQGLVSQFGSSQTQPGTNQLSFAPASTVTQQVTDSATTGGSSSFSIPSSPSGSQSPSAYWLSLGLSSPYGGFQTQPGTNQLGSVPASTVTQQVTDSATTGDSPSGSQSSTGYGLFQGLVSQFGSSQTQPGTNQLSSAPALTVTQQVTDSATTGGSPSGSQSPSAYWLSLGLSSPYGGFQTQPGTNQLGSVPASTVTQQVTDSATTGGSSSFSIPSSPSGSQSPSAYWLSLGLSSPYGGFQTQPGTNQLGSVPASTVTQQVTDSATTGDSPSGSQSSTGYGLFQGLVSQFGSSQTQPGTNQLSSAPASTVTQQVTDSATTGGSPSGSQSSTGYGLFQGLVSQFGSSQTQPGTNQLSFAPASTVTQQVTDSATTGGSSSFSIPSSPSGSQSPSAYWLSLGLSSPYGGFQTQPGTNQLGSVPASTVTQQVTDSATTGGSPSGSQSSTGYGLFQGLVSQFGSSQTQPGTNQLSSAPASTVTQQVTDSATTGGSSSFSIPSSPSGSQSPSAYWLSLGLSSPYGGFQTQPGTNQLGSVPASTVTQQVTDSATTGGSPSGSQSPSAYWLSLGLSSPYGGFQTQPGTNQLGSVPASTVTQQVTDSATTGGSPSGSQSSTGYGLFQGLVSQFGSSQTQPGTNQLSFAPASTVTQQVTDSATTGGSSSFSIPSSPSGSQSPSAYWLSLGLSSPYGGFQTQPGTNQLGSVPASTVTQQVTDSATTGGSPSGSQSSTGYGLFQGLVSQFGSSQTQPGTNQLSSAPASTVTQQVTDSATTGGSPSGSQSSTGYGLFQGLVSQFGSSQTQPGTNQLSSAPASTVTQQVTDSATTGGSPSGSQSSTGYGLSQQGTNHLGSVTALTGSSASSASQSQTLSQEQSHNVQQLGTFNQMLPALWFGHQSCKNNVFSGSSNISKLTSH; from the exons ATGTGGTGCTGCAAAAG GCTCTGGTTACTCTTAATTGCTTTAGTTCACATACTGGATGTAAGGGCACTTGGAG TGTGGAACAGAAGGCCTGCACAGGATTGGTACAGTGTTGATGTAAAGATGGGTCTTGATCAGACTCAAGGAAGCAGTTTCCTTCCTGATGGTGGCCACAACTCCACAGCCAGGAGGGATGAAAGTAAAGCCAATGCTGGAGCTTTGCAAAATAGTGTAGTCTCTCATGCAGGCTTATCTTCATCAGATGCCCTGGGAACTGGATTTTCTGGTCAGTCAGAGAATATATTTAACACCATTCAAGGCTTCCAAACTCAGAATGTTGGTTTGTGTGCTCAATCCACATCTGATCAGGATGTTCCAACCCCTGAGATTCAGACCAGCCATGGGGTTCAATCTTTTGGCATGTCAAACCATCAAGGGCTTCCAAGCCCATGTGGTGGTAGTCAAACAGGCCCTGCCTTTATTGTGACTCAGCAGACCTCAGAAAATGCAATGTCCAGTGGTTCAATGCTTGGTACATCAAGCTTTACCAATGGTTATCAAACCCAAGGCTTGACTGGCTATGGACTGTTTCAAGGGCTTGTGAGCCAGTTTGGTAGTTCCCagacacagccaggcacaaatcaaCTGAGTTTTGCTCCTGCTTCAACTGTGACCCAGCAGGTAACTGACAGTGCTACAACAGGAGGCTCCTCTAGTTTCAGCATCCCAAGCTCtcctagtggttctcaaagccCCTCTGCCTATTGGCTTTCCCTAGGCCTTTCCAGCCCATATGGTGGTTTCCagacacagccaggcacaaatcaaCTGGGCTCTGTTCCTGCTTCAACTGTGACCCAGCAGGTAACTGACAGTGCTACAACAGGAGGCTCtcctagtggttctcaaagctcAACTGGCTATGGACTGTTTCAAGGACTTGTGAGCCAGTTTGGTAGTTCCCagacacagccaggcacaaatcaactgagttctgctcctgcttcaactgtgacccagcaggtaactgacagtgctacaacaggaggctctcctagtggttctcaaagctcAACTGGTTATGGACTGTTTCAAGGACTTGTGAGCCAGTTTGGTAGTTCCCagacacagccaggcacaaatcaaCTGAGTTCTGCTCCTGCTTCAACTGTGACCCAGCAGGTAACTGACAGTGCTACAACAGGAGGCTCCTCTAGTTTCAGCATCCCAAGCTCtcctagtggttctcaaagccCCTCTGCCTATTGGCTTTCCCTAGGCCTTTCCAGCCCATATGGTGGTTTCCagacacagccaggcacaaatcaaCTGGGCTCTGTTCCTGCTTCAACTGTGACCCAGCAGGTAACTGACAGTGCTACAACAGGAGGCTCtcctagtggttctcaaagctcAACTGGCTATGGACTGTTTCAAGGACTTGTGAGCCAGTTTGGTAGTTCCCagacacagccaggcacaaatcaactgagttctgctcctgcttcaactgtgacccagcaggtaactgacagtgctacaacaggaggctctcctagtggttctcaaagccCCTCTGCCTATTGGCTTTCCCTAGGCCTTTCCAGCCCTTATGGTGGTTTCCagacacagccaggcacaaatcaaCTGGGCTCTGTTCCTGCTTCAACTGTGACCCAGCAGGTAACTGACAGTGCTACAACAGGAGACTCtcctagtggttctcaaagctcAACTGGCTATGGACTGTTTCAAGGACTTGTGAGCCAGTTTGGTAGTTCCCagacacagccaggcacaaatcaactgagttctgctcctgcttcaactgtgacccagcaggtaactgacagtgctacaacaggaggctctcctagtggttctcaaagctcAACTGGTTATGGACTGTTTCAAGGACTTGTGAGCCAGTTTGGTAGTTCCCagacacagccaggcacaaatcaaCTGAGTTCTGCTCCTGCTTCAACTGTGACCCAGCAGGTAACTGACAGTGCTACAACAGGAG GCTCCTCTAGTTTCAGCATCCCAAGCTCtcctagtggttctcaaagccCCTCTGCCTATTGGCTTTCCCTAGGCCTTTCCAGCCCATATGGTGGCTTCCagacacagccaggcacaaatcaactgagttttgctcctgcttcaactgtgacccagcaggtaactgacagtgctacaacaggaggctctcctagtggttctcaaagccCCTCTGCCTATTGGCTTTCCCTAGGCCTTTCCAGCCCTTATGGTGGTTTCCagacacagccag gcacaaatcaaCTGAGTTCTGCTCCTGCTTCAACTGTGACCCAGCAGGTAACTGACAGTGCTACAACAGGAG GCTCtcctagtggttctcaaagctcAACTGGTTATGGACTGTTTCAAGGACTTGTGAGCCAGTTTGGTAGTTCCCagacacagccaggcacaaatcaactgagttctgctcctgcttcaactgtgacccagcaggtaactgacagtgctacaacaggag GCTCCTCTAGTTTCAGCATCCCAAGCTCtcctagtggttctcaaagccCCTCTGCCTATTGGCTTTCCCTAGGCCTTTCCAGCCCTTATGTTGGTTTCCAGACACAGCCAGGAACAAATCAACTGGGCTCTGTTCCTGCTTCAACTGTGACCCAGCAGGTAACTGACAGTGCTCCAACAGGAGGCTCtcctagtggttctcaaagctcAACTGGCTATGGACTGTTTCAAGGACTTGTGAGCCAGTTTGGTAGTTCCCagacacagccaggcacaaatcaaCTGAGTTCTGCTCCTGCTTTAACTGTGACCCAACAGTCTGCTGAGACTGGACCATCCATTAGCCCTCCTGTTTCAGTGTCCTCCAGTTTGAGTGGTTCTCAAAGCCCCTCTGCCTATTGGCTTTCCCTAGGCCTTTCCAGCCCATATGGTGGTTTCCagacacagccaggcacaaatcaaCTGGCCTCTGTTCCTGCTTCAACTGTGACCCAGCAGGTAACTGACAGTGCTACAACAGGAGGCTCCTCTAGTTTCAGCATCTCCAGCTCtcctagtggttctcaaagctcAACTGGCTATGGACTGTTTCAAGGACTTGTGAACCAGTTTGGTAGTACCCagacacagccaggcacaaatcaaCTGAGTTCTGCTCCTGCTTCAACTGTGACCCAACAGTCTGCTGAGACTGGACCATCCATTAGCCCTCCTGTTTCATTGTCCTCCAGTTTGAGTGGTTCTCACAGCCCCTCTGCCTATTGGCTTTCCCTAGGCCTTTCCAGCCCATATGGTGGTTTCCagacacagccaggcacaaatcaactgagttctgctcctgcttcaactgtgacccagcaggtaactgacagtgctacaacaggaggctctcctagtggttctcaaagctcAACTGGCTATGGACTGTTTCAAGGACTTTCCAGCCATGATGGTGGTTTCCagacacagccaggcacaaatcaaCTGAGTTCTGCTCCTGCTTCAACTGTGACCCAGCAGGTAACTGACAGTGCTACAACAGGAGGCTCCTCTAGTTTCAGCATCCCAAGCTCtcctagtggttctcaaagctcAACTGGCTATGGACTGTTTCAAGGACTTGTGAGCCAGTTTGGTAGTTCCCAGACACAGCAAGGCACAAATCAACTGAGTTCTGCTCCTGCTTCAACTGTAACCCAACAGTCTGCTGAGAGTGGACCATCCATTAGCCCTCCTGTTTCATTGTCCTCCAGTTTGAGTGGGTCTCAAAGCCCCTCTGCCTATTGGCTTTCCCTAGGCCTTTCCAGCCCATTTGGTGGTTTCCAGACACAGCCAGGAACAAATCAACTGGGCTCTGTTCCTGCTTCAACTGTGACCCAGCAGGTAACTGACAGTGCTCCAACAGGAGGCTCtcctagtggttctcaaagctcAACTGGCTATGGACTGTTTCAAGGACTTGTGAGCCAGTTTGGTAGTTCCCagacacagccaggcacaaatcaaCTGAGTTTTGCTCCTGCTTCAACTGTGACCCAGCAGGTAACTGACAGTGCTACAACAGGAGGCTCCTCTAGTTTCAGCATCCCAA gctctcctagtggttctcaaagccCCTCTGCCTATTGGCTTTCCCTAGGCCTTTCCAGCCCTTATGGTGGTTTCCagacacagccaggcacaaatcaaCTGGGCTCTGTTCCTGCTTCAACTGTGACCCAGCAGGTAACTGACAGTGCTACAACAGGAGACTCtcctagtggttctcaaagctcAACTGGCTATGGACTGTTTCAAGGACTTGTGAGCCAGTTTGGTAGTTCCCagacacagccaggcacaaatcaactgagttctgctcctgctttaactgtgacccagcaggtaactgacagtgctacaacaggaggctctcctagtggttctcaaagccCCTCTGCCTATTGGCTTTCCCTAGGCCTTTCCAGCCCTTATGGTGGTTTCCagacacagccaggcacaaatcaaCTGGGCTCTGTTCCTGCTTCAACTGTGACCCAGCAGGTAACTGACAGTGCTACAACAGGAG GCTCCTCTAGTTTCAGCATCCCAA gctctcctagtggttctcaaagccCCTCTGCCTATTGGCTTTCCCTAGGCCTTTCCAGCCCTTATGGTGGTTTCCagacacagccaggcacaaatcaaCTGGGCTCTGTTCCTGCTTCAACTGTGACCCAGCAGGTAACTGACAGTGCTACAACAGGAGACTCtcctagtggttctcaaagctcAACTGGCTATGGACTGTTTCAAGGACTTGTGAGCCAGTTTGGTAGTTCCCagacacagccag gcacaaatcaactgagttctgctcctgcttcaactgtgacccagcaggtaactgacagtgctacaacaggaggctctcctagtggttctcaaagctcAACTGGTTATGGACTGTTTCAAGGACTTGTGAGCCAGTTTGGTAGTTCCCagacacagccaggcacaaatcaaCTGAGTTTTGCTCCTGCTTCAACTGTGACCCAGCAGGTAACTGACAGTGCTACAACAGGAGGCTCCTCTAGTTTCAGCATCCCAAGCTCtcctagtggttctcaaagccCCTCTGCCTATTGGCTTTCCCTAGGCCTTTCCAGCCCATATGGTGGTTTCCagacacagccaggcacaaatcaaCTGGGCTCTGTTCCTGCTTCAACTGTGACCCAGCAGGTAACTGACAGTGCTACAACAGGAGGCTCtcctagtggttctcaaagctcAACTGGCTATGGACTGTTTCAAGGACTTGTGAGCCAGTTTGGTAGTTCCCagacacagccaggcacaaatcaactgagttctgctcctgcttcaactgtgacccagcaggtaactgacagtgctacaacaggag GCTCCTCTAGTTTCAGCATCCCAAGCTCtcctagtggttctcaaagccCCTCTGCCTATTGGCTTTCCCTAGGCCTTTCCAGCCCATATGGTGGTTTCCagacacagccaggcacaaatcaaCTGGGCTCTGTTCCTGCTTCAACTGTGACCCAGCAGGTAACTGACAGTGCTACAACAGGAG gctctcctagtggttctcaaagccCCTCTGCCTATTGGCTTTCCCTAGGCCTTTCCAGCCCTTATGGTGGTTTCCagacacagccaggcacaaatcaaCTGGGCTCTGTTCCTGCTTCAACTGTGACCCAGCAGGTAACTGACAGTGCTACAACAGGAGGCTCtcctagtggttctcaaagctcAACTGGCTATGGACTGTTTCAAGGACTTGTGAGCCAGTTTGGTAGTTCCCagacacagccaggcacaaatcaaCTGAGTTTTGCTCCTGCTTCAACTGTGACCCAGCAGGTAACTGACAGTGCTACAACAGGAGGCTCCTCTAGTTTCAGCATCCCAAGCTCtcctagtggttctcaaagccCCTCTGCCTATTGGCTTTCCCTAGGCCTTTCCAGCCCATATGGTGGTTTCCagacacagccaggcacaaatcaaCTGGGCTCTGTTCCTGCTTCAACTGTGACCCAGCAGGTAACTGACAGTGCTACAACAGGAGGCTCtcctagtggttctcaaagctcAACTGGCTATGGACTGTTTCAAGGACTTGTGAGCCAGTTTGGTAGTTCCCagacacagccaggcacaaatcaactgagttctgctcctgcttcaactgtgacccagcaggtaactgacagtgctacaacaggaggctctcctagtggttctcaaagctcAACTGGTTATGGACTGTTTCAAGGACTTGTGAGCCAGTTTGGTAGTTCCCagacacagccaggcacaaatcaaCTGAGTTCTGCTCCTGCTTCAACTGTGACCCAGCAGGTAACTGACAGTGCTACAACAGGAG gctctcctagtggttctcaaagctcAACTGGCTATGGACTGTCACAGCAAGGCACAAATCATTTGGGCTCTGTTACTGCTTTAACTGGTAGCTCTGCTTCCAGTGCGTCTCAAAGCCAAACTTTGTCTCAAGAACAGAGCCATAATGTACAGCAACTGGGGACCTTCAATCAGATGCTTCCTGCTCTTTGGTTTGGCCACCAGTCTTGTAAAAATAACGTGTTCAGTGGTTCTTCCAATATTTCCAAGCTTACCTCACATTAA